In Lepidochelys kempii isolate rLepKem1 chromosome 8, rLepKem1.hap2, whole genome shotgun sequence, a single genomic region encodes these proteins:
- the N4BP3 gene encoding NEDD4-binding protein 3, with the protein MATAQVPHVTCDPGNCFLDSSLASVPGSCGCGMGSVGSLVEKQDLTPVELRAVLGGSRGFRQPDGLLRKGPSQRELFSYLHGARKEPRAERKHQAPGASRDYESDRENQSPDRYSREHHRGADFSKSSLPERGRFDKCRIRPSAFKAVAGKGLVSMQGLASSKGQKLSKSNGSLHTLLSQSSTSTGPSSQHGPLHTHLLHTISLDEASNSNHNSIQSFPVYPPHFKPAQGQFSASMGHINHIGGSLDRASWGPRDPLAVEKAPLSCKSMATLSRLQSSGEPPPPYEFTYSLEDVVKQLEDRLHEKSGELWQLKRSLSETEDPFTQVFEDKQHLWVDALDELKQMYVAKLQQVTQQAQRSQRALQLQLYKAQQEKKRLQEELSLHQGQCEELRQWQQQCERVSPKLEETRWEVCQKAAEISLLKQQLRDSQEEMAQKLSEIFSLKTQLREARAEVQAKDSQLAQLGDSFQAPPEPSSSLPLGDAPMPVCQDFSGCETDDSKCWGLHSESGEPPERQVEWLWAELLRERRQAQLQAVNFELERKTWQEEKEKVLRYQREIQASYMEMYQRSQALERELRYLRAEPRDADPDTDSPWIERVESSKI; encoded by the exons ATGGCAACAGCACAGGTCCCTCATGTGACCTGTGACCCTGGCAACTGCTTCCTTGACTCTTCCCTAGCCTCTGTGCCTGGGAGCTGCGGCTGCGGCATGGGCAGCGTGGGCAGCCTGGTGGAGAAACAGGACTTGACGCCTGTGGAGCTGAGGGCGGTGCTGGGGGGCTCGCGGGGGTTCCGGCAGCCGGACGGCCTGCTCCGGAAGGGCCCGAGCCAGCGGGAGCTCTTCAGCTACCTGCACGGTGCCAGGAAGGAGCCCCGGGCCGAGAGGAAGCACCAGGCGCCGGGAGCGTCTCGGGACTACGAGAGCGACCGTGAGAACCAGTCCCCTGACCGCTACTCCCGTGAGCACCACCGAGGGGCAGACTTCTCCAAGAGCTCGCTGCCGGAGCGGGGCCGCTTTGACAAG TGTCGGATCAGGCCATCGGCCTTCAAGGCAGTGGCTGGGAAAGGCCTGGTGTCCATGCAGGGCCTGGCCTCATCCAAAGGGCAGAAGCTGTCAAAGAGCAACGGGAGCCTGCACACCCTCCTGTCCCAGAGCAGCACCAGCACCGGTCCCTCCTCCCAGCATGGCCCCCTGCACACCCACCTGCTGCACACCATCAGCTTAGACGAGGCCTCCAATTCCAACCACAACTCCATCCAGAGCTTCCCCGTCTACCCTCCCCACTTCAAACCTGCCCAGGGCCAGTTCAGCGCCTCCATGGGCCACATCAACCACATTGGGGGCTCCCTTGACAGGGCCTCCTGGGgccccagagaccccctggcAGTGGAGAAAGCGCCTCTGTCCTGCAAGAGCATGGCCACGCTAAGCCGGCTGCAAAGCTCTGGGGAGCCCCCACCCCCCTACGAGTTCACCTACTCCCTGGAGGACGTGGTGAAGCAGCTAGAGGACCGGCTGCACGAGAAGAGTGGGGAGCTGTGGCAGTTGAAGAGGAGCCTTAGTGAGACTGAAGACCCCTTCACACAG GTTTTTGAGGACAAACAGCATCTGTGGGTGGATGCGCTGGATGAGCTGAAGCAGATGTATGTCGCCAAGCTGCAGCAGGTGACCCAGCAGGCCCAGCGCAGCCAGCGGGCATTGCAGCTGCAGCTCTACAAAGCGCAGCAGGAGAAGAAGCGGCTGCAGGAGGAGCTGAGCCTGCACCAGGGCCAGTGTGAGGAGCTgaggcagtggcagcagcagtgtGAACGTGTCAGCCCCAAACTAGAAGAGACCAGGTGGGAG GTTTGTCAGAAGGCAGCTGAGATCTCACTGCTCAAGCAGCAGCTTCGAGACTCCCAGGAGGAGATGGCTCAGAAACTCAGTGAGATCTTCAGCTTGAAGACCCAGCTGCGGGAGGCCCGGGCAGAGGTGCAAGCCAAGGACTCGCAGCTGGCCCAGCTAGGGGACTCCTTCCAGgccccaccagagcccagctcctccctcccTTTGGGGGATGCTCCCATGCCAGTCTGCCAGGACTTCTCTGGCTGTGAAACTGACGACTCCAAGTGTTGGGGTCTTCACAGTGAGAGTGGGGAGCCCCCAGAGAGGCAGGTGGAGTGGCTGTGGGCAGAGCTGCTGCGTGAGCGGCGCCAGGCCCAGCTGCAGGCTGTGAACTTTGAGCTGGAGCGGAAAACctggcaggaggagaaggagaaagtgCTGCGCTACCAGAGGGAGATCCAGGCAAGCTACATGGAGATGTACCAGCGCAGCCAGGCTTTGGAAAGGGAGCTGCGGTACCTGCGGGCTGAGCCCAGAGATGCTGACCCCGACACCGACTCACCCTGGATCGAGAGAGTCGAGTCTTCAAAAATCTGA